Proteins encoded together in one Sinorhizobium meliloti window:
- the chrA gene encoding chromate efflux transporter — MTETAKNTTTSAQGQALSHGISFGEALRVWARVAALSFGGPAGQIAMMHRIIVEEKRWIGETRFLHALNYCTLLPGPEAQQLAIYIGWLMHKTKGGLVAGALFVLPGAVAIMVLSWIYALFGNVGAVQALFFGLKAAVLAIVLEAVLRIGRRALRNSTMIALAAGAFIALFLFRAPFPLVVLAAGLIGFVGGRAGWAAFQAGNGHGKVGSRQVADIETALGEEIPPHARPPISWSIKVAGVALFLWFAPVLALAAFFGPGNVFTDISIFFSKMAMVTFGGAYAVLSYVAQQAVEHYHWLKPGEMLDGLGMAETTPGPLIMVTQFVGFMGAYRDPGLFHPLLAGTLGALLTTWVTFVPCFLWIFLGAPFMETMRSNRALSAALAAITAAVVGVILNLAVWFALHVLFRELYEARGFGMTVDVPVLSSVNLASLLLTVGAMVAVFRFKIGMLTVLAGCSLIGLVYGLFMEWIQLL, encoded by the coding sequence TTGACCGAAACTGCAAAGAACACGACCACATCGGCTCAAGGTCAGGCTTTGAGCCACGGTATTTCCTTTGGCGAGGCGCTCCGGGTCTGGGCACGCGTGGCGGCTTTGAGCTTCGGTGGCCCAGCCGGGCAGATTGCGATGATGCACCGCATCATTGTCGAGGAGAAGCGCTGGATTGGCGAGACCCGATTTCTACATGCGCTGAACTATTGCACTCTACTGCCAGGGCCGGAGGCACAGCAGCTAGCCATCTATATCGGCTGGCTCATGCACAAGACCAAGGGCGGTCTGGTTGCAGGGGCCCTATTCGTACTCCCCGGCGCCGTTGCCATCATGGTGCTGAGTTGGATCTACGCCCTCTTCGGAAATGTCGGCGCCGTTCAGGCGCTGTTCTTCGGATTGAAAGCCGCGGTTCTGGCGATCGTGCTCGAAGCGGTTCTTCGTATCGGCCGTCGGGCGCTCAGGAACAGCACCATGATAGCCCTTGCTGCCGGGGCATTCATCGCGCTTTTCCTGTTCCGCGCCCCATTCCCACTGGTCGTCCTCGCTGCGGGTCTCATCGGCTTTGTCGGCGGTCGAGCCGGCTGGGCTGCCTTTCAGGCGGGCAACGGACACGGAAAAGTCGGCAGCAGGCAAGTCGCTGATATCGAGACCGCGCTTGGCGAAGAGATTCCGCCCCATGCACGCCCCCCAATCAGTTGGTCGATCAAGGTTGCCGGTGTCGCTCTCTTTTTGTGGTTCGCTCCGGTGCTTGCACTTGCCGCGTTTTTTGGCCCAGGCAATGTCTTTACCGACATCTCGATCTTCTTTTCGAAGATGGCGATGGTCACCTTTGGCGGCGCCTATGCGGTTCTCTCCTATGTCGCTCAACAAGCCGTCGAGCACTATCATTGGCTGAAGCCCGGCGAGATGTTGGACGGCCTCGGCATGGCTGAGACAACGCCAGGCCCGTTGATCATGGTCACCCAGTTCGTGGGCTTCATGGGCGCCTACCGCGACCCCGGTCTGTTTCATCCGTTGCTCGCTGGCACGCTGGGCGCGCTGCTCACGACCTGGGTGACTTTCGTGCCCTGCTTTCTCTGGATTTTCCTCGGCGCGCCGTTCATGGAAACGATGCGCAGCAACAGGGCGCTGTCCGCCGCGCTGGCGGCAATCACCGCGGCGGTCGTCGGGGTCATCCTGAATCTGGCGGTCTGGTTCGCGCTGCACGTGCTCTTTCGCGAACTCTATGAAGCGCGCGGATTCGGCATGACGGTCGATGTGCCGGTTCTGAGTTCCGTGAACCTGGCCTCTCTCCTTCTGACCGTCGGCGCGATGGTCGCGGTGTTCCGGTTCAAAATCGGCATGCTGACGGTCTTAGCCGGCTGCTCCCTCATCGGCCTTGTCTATGGATTGTTCATGGAGTGGATCCAGCTCCTGTAA
- a CDS encoding DUF378 domain-containing protein encodes MKLINVFTLILLIVGGLNWGLVGLFSFDLVAAIFGAGSGLARIVYILVGLSAAWQIIPLFSTMGSGNFAAGQNR; translated from the coding sequence ATGAAGTTAATCAACGTTTTCACTCTCATCCTCCTAATCGTAGGTGGCCTGAACTGGGGGCTGGTCGGATTATTCAGCTTCGACCTCGTGGCCGCGATCTTTGGGGCTGGCTCGGGGCTCGCCCGGATCGTTTACATTCTGGTGGGGCTGTCGGCCGCCTGGCAGATCATCCCCCTCTTTTCTACGATGGGCTCCGGCAATTTCGCTGCCGGGCAGAACCGATAG
- a CDS encoding TspO/MBR family protein — protein sequence MSSLLLLAGFEVASFAAAAPGVIFRPGAWYQQLDKPRWRPPDWLFAPVWTVLYVSIGLSGWLVLIEAGIAGAALPLGVYAVQLLLNAAWTPIFFGLHRPGLAVVEIVLLWASILATIIVFYPVNAVAALLLAPYLAWVSFAAALNMSIWRRNRSKPMLQGVR from the coding sequence ATGTCCTCCCTCCTTCTGCTGGCCGGCTTCGAGGTTGCGAGCTTTGCTGCGGCGGCTCCCGGCGTGATCTTCAGGCCGGGCGCCTGGTACCAGCAGCTCGACAAGCCAAGATGGCGCCCGCCCGACTGGCTGTTCGCTCCGGTCTGGACCGTTCTCTATGTATCGATCGGACTGTCGGGCTGGCTCGTACTGATTGAGGCAGGTATTGCCGGCGCAGCACTGCCTCTAGGTGTCTATGCAGTGCAACTTCTGCTCAATGCTGCGTGGACGCCGATCTTTTTCGGACTTCACCGACCCGGCCTGGCCGTGGTGGAGATCGTCTTGCTTTGGGCCTCGATCCTCGCGACAATTATAGTGTTTTACCCCGTGAATGCGGTGGCTGCCTTGCTGCTTGCTCCTTACCTCGCCTGGGTGAGTTTTGCGGCGGCACTTAACATGTCGATCTGGCGGCGCAACCGCTCGAAGCCAATGTTGCAGGGCGTCCGATGA
- a CDS encoding helix-turn-helix domain-containing protein — translation MDSLITAAARALAAGDLLGVLNRVALRDDAHALALRGIAMAQLGDFGRAKTLLRSAAHAFGQRQAVARARCIVAEAEIALVSRDLGWPTKTLEAARSTLEAHGDHVNAAHARNLEARRLLLIGRLDEAERALAELDSGMTLPPATRAARELVVAGIAIRRLQAKAARIALARAERAAREANIPALTAEVESASLVLDAPVARLIGSGGERSLLIEEVETLLASGALVVDACRNVVRDERLVVSLATRPVLFALARALGEAWPADVPRATLLARAFRARHADESHRARLRVEIGRLRTELHALAQVWATKQGFVLSPRRAGEVVVLTPPVEEQHAGVLALLADGESWSSSALAIALGASPRTVQRALEQLASAGKVQSFGRGRALRWMTPPVPGFPTVLLLPGPLPSD, via the coding sequence ATGGACTCGCTGATCACCGCTGCGGCACGGGCGCTCGCGGCCGGCGATCTCCTCGGCGTACTGAACCGCGTGGCTTTGCGCGACGACGCGCATGCGCTCGCGCTTCGGGGCATTGCGATGGCGCAGCTCGGAGATTTCGGCCGGGCGAAGACTCTTCTCAGAAGCGCTGCGCATGCCTTCGGCCAGAGACAGGCGGTGGCGCGCGCGCGCTGCATCGTCGCCGAGGCCGAGATTGCGCTCGTCTCGCGGGATCTCGGCTGGCCCACGAAAACGCTCGAAGCGGCGAGGTCGACGCTCGAAGCGCATGGCGATCACGTCAATGCAGCGCATGCGCGCAATCTCGAGGCCCGGCGCCTGCTTCTCATCGGCCGCCTGGACGAGGCAGAACGCGCGCTTGCAGAGCTGGACTCCGGCATGACGCTCCCCCCGGCGACGCGGGCGGCCCGCGAACTCGTCGTCGCCGGCATCGCCATACGGCGTCTGCAGGCGAAAGCCGCGCGGATAGCGCTCGCCCGAGCCGAACGCGCCGCGCGCGAAGCCAATATCCCGGCACTGACGGCCGAGGTCGAAAGCGCATCGCTCGTGCTCGATGCGCCCGTCGCGCGCCTGATCGGCAGCGGTGGCGAGCGCTCTCTCCTCATCGAGGAAGTGGAAACGCTGCTCGCGTCGGGAGCGCTCGTGGTGGATGCCTGCCGCAATGTGGTGCGGGACGAAAGGCTGGTCGTCTCGCTCGCGACGCGCCCGGTGCTCTTCGCGCTTGCCCGCGCGCTCGGCGAAGCCTGGCCGGCAGACGTACCGAGAGCCACGCTCCTCGCACGCGCCTTTCGGGCAAGACATGCGGACGAATCGCACCGCGCCCGGTTGCGCGTGGAGATCGGACGGCTCCGCACGGAACTTCATGCGCTGGCGCAGGTGTGGGCGACGAAACAGGGCTTTGTGCTTTCGCCGCGCCGCGCGGGCGAGGTCGTCGTGTTGACGCCACCGGTAGAAGAGCAGCATGCGGGGGTCCTTGCCCTGCTGGCCGACGGAGAGTCGTGGTCGAGTTCGGCACTGGCGATTGCGCTCGGGGCGAGCCCGCGCACCGTGCAGCGCGCACTCGAGCAGCTTGCGTCGGCCGGCAAGGTACAGTCCTTCGGCCGCGGACGGGCGCTTCGCTGGATGACCCCGCCCGTCCCGGGCTTCCCGACAGTCTTGTTACTCCCGGGCCCGCTACCGAGCGACTAG
- a CDS encoding glutamine cyclotransferase, which yields MKRSKAEILQEYGPFPNTEQVAGVTFDGRHVWFASGDRLNALDPESGKTVRSIDVAAHAGTAYDGRHLFQIAEDRIQKIDPETGRVLATIPAPAEGGDSGLAWAEGTLWVGHYRGRKIHQVDPDTGKILRTIESNRVVTGVTWVDGELWHATWEGDESDLRRLDPETGEVLETLEMPPGAGVSGLESDGGDRFFCGGGSSGKVRAVRRPNRVSA from the coding sequence ATGAAACGATCGAAAGCCGAAATTCTCCAGGAGTACGGACCTTTCCCGAATACCGAGCAGGTGGCCGGCGTCACCTTCGACGGCCGGCACGTCTGGTTCGCGTCCGGCGACAGGCTGAACGCCCTGGATCCGGAGAGCGGCAAGACGGTGCGCTCGATCGATGTCGCCGCACATGCGGGAACGGCCTACGACGGTCGGCATCTGTTCCAGATTGCGGAAGATCGTATCCAGAAGATCGATCCGGAGACCGGCCGCGTGCTTGCCACCATTCCGGCGCCTGCCGAGGGCGGTGATTCAGGCCTAGCCTGGGCGGAAGGAACGCTTTGGGTGGGCCATTATCGAGGGCGGAAGATCCACCAGGTGGATCCCGACACCGGGAAGATTCTCCGCACCATCGAATCCAACCGGGTCGTCACCGGCGTCACCTGGGTCGATGGCGAACTCTGGCATGCCACATGGGAGGGCGACGAGAGCGACTTGAGACGCCTTGACCCGGAAACGGGAGAGGTCCTCGAAACGCTCGAAATGCCCCCGGGTGCAGGCGTTTCCGGCCTTGAATCCGATGGCGGCGATCGCTTTTTCTGTGGCGGAGGAAGCAGCGGGAAGGTGAGGGCCGTGCGCAGGCCAAACCGGGTTTCCGCATAG
- a CDS encoding ATP-binding protein translates to MAPIPERDVFGLIHAPLGRDGQIAAALLQEAGLAAKIASTLDALVADLNENAAFAVMTEEALRSVDLRPLVSWIETQPSWSDLPFIILTARGGGPERNPAAARLSEVLGNVSFVERPFHPTTFISVARSAMRARRRQYEASARMEALDEGERRLQTALEAGRLGAWELDLATNGLTTSPTCREIFGRAPEDGFTYEDLLQAIHPDDLARMTEAVRNTIETGADYAIAYRTVWPDGSVHGAEIRAQLHRDRTGRPIRLVGVSADITERLQAEEQQRHLNEMLEERVAERTRELQEAHRLVLAEVSQRERAEEQLRHAQKMEAIGQLTGGVAHDFNNLLMAVLGNLELIRKHVAGDAKATRLIDGALQGAQRGASLTQRLLAFARRQDLQVGPVNLAGLVTEMEDLLQRSVGSRIAIEVAAPERLPPVSADANQVELALLNLAVNARDAMPDGGTIRIELKEAEQPAGSESLAPGRYVLLSVIDQGQGMDSATLEKAIEPFFSTKELGKGTGLGLSMVHGLALQLDGRLKLTSALGHGTTAELWIPVSTSESHEKKQEVAAVGPRNEAGPKRILLVDDDVLIAMSSADMLADLGHEVVEAYSGKEALALIDGGATFDLLITDYSMPGMTGAELAKAARDRMPGLPIVLASGYADLPSGVEIDVARLPKPYSQDQLAHMLGKLL, encoded by the coding sequence ATGGCACCCATTCCTGAGCGAGATGTGTTTGGCCTGATCCACGCCCCGCTGGGCCGCGATGGGCAGATTGCGGCGGCGTTGCTGCAGGAAGCGGGCTTGGCTGCAAAAATTGCCTCGACCCTGGACGCGCTGGTGGCGGACTTGAACGAGAACGCCGCCTTCGCCGTGATGACGGAAGAGGCGTTGCGGTCGGTCGACCTGCGTCCGCTTGTCTCGTGGATCGAGACGCAGCCGAGTTGGTCCGACCTTCCCTTCATCATACTCACCGCGCGCGGCGGTGGTCCTGAGCGAAACCCAGCCGCCGCCCGACTATCGGAAGTCCTCGGCAATGTCAGTTTCGTCGAGCGGCCCTTCCACCCGACGACATTCATCAGCGTCGCGCGTTCCGCGATGCGCGCGCGACGCCGGCAATACGAGGCGAGTGCCCGTATGGAGGCACTGGACGAAGGGGAGCGTCGCCTTCAAACGGCGCTGGAGGCCGGCCGCCTCGGGGCTTGGGAACTCGATCTCGCCACAAACGGCTTGACCACCTCGCCCACCTGCAGGGAAATCTTCGGCCGCGCGCCGGAGGACGGCTTCACCTACGAGGACTTGCTGCAAGCGATCCACCCGGATGACCTGGCACGCATGACGGAGGCGGTGCGCAACACGATTGAAACGGGGGCCGACTATGCCATCGCCTACCGGACCGTCTGGCCTGACGGCTCTGTGCACGGCGCTGAAATCCGCGCGCAACTCCACCGGGACCGCACCGGGCGGCCGATCAGGCTGGTCGGGGTCTCAGCCGACATAACCGAGCGCCTGCAGGCCGAAGAACAGCAGCGGCATCTCAACGAGATGCTCGAGGAACGCGTGGCGGAGCGGACGCGCGAGCTGCAAGAGGCGCACAGGCTCGTGCTGGCGGAGGTCAGTCAGCGGGAACGGGCCGAGGAGCAGCTTCGCCACGCGCAGAAGATGGAAGCGATAGGCCAGCTCACCGGCGGAGTGGCGCACGACTTCAACAATCTCCTGATGGCGGTGCTCGGCAACCTTGAACTCATCCGAAAGCATGTTGCCGGCGATGCGAAGGCTACGCGGCTGATCGACGGAGCCTTGCAGGGCGCACAGCGCGGCGCGTCGCTTACCCAGCGGCTGCTTGCCTTCGCCCGCAGGCAGGACCTTCAGGTGGGCCCGGTTAACCTCGCCGGACTCGTGACAGAGATGGAGGATCTTTTGCAGCGCTCGGTCGGATCCCGGATCGCCATAGAGGTGGCCGCTCCGGAGCGCCTCCCGCCCGTGTCGGCCGATGCCAACCAGGTGGAGCTCGCCCTCCTCAACCTGGCCGTCAATGCCCGCGACGCGATGCCGGATGGCGGAACGATCCGGATCGAGCTGAAGGAAGCGGAGCAGCCCGCGGGATCGGAATCCCTTGCACCCGGACGCTATGTCCTCCTGTCGGTTATCGACCAGGGCCAGGGCATGGACTCAGCAACTCTAGAGAAGGCGATCGAGCCGTTCTTTTCCACCAAGGAACTCGGCAAGGGTACAGGCCTTGGTCTTTCCATGGTTCACGGACTGGCCTTGCAGTTGGACGGCCGGTTGAAGCTGACAAGCGCCCTCGGTCATGGGACCACTGCGGAACTATGGATTCCGGTGTCGACATCTGAGAGTCACGAAAAAAAGCAGGAGGTCGCGGCAGTAGGCCCACGGAACGAAGCCGGCCCCAAGCGGATCCTTCTCGTCGACGACGACGTCCTGATTGCCATGAGTTCGGCTGACATGCTGGCTGACCTCGGCCACGAGGTCGTGGAAGCCTATTCAGGAAAGGAGGCGCTCGCCTTGATCGATGGCGGCGCCACCTTCGACCTGTTAATCACGGACTACTCGATGCCGGGCATGACGGGAGCGGAACTGGCGAAAGCGGCGCGTGACCGTATGCCGGGGTTACCCATCGTGCTGGCCTCTGGCTACGCGGACTTACCGTCGGGCGTGGAAATCGACGTGGCCAGGCTGCCAAAGCCGTATTCCCAGGACCAACTGGCTCACATGCTTGGAAAGCTATTGTAG
- a CDS encoding fasciclin domain-containing protein encodes MKLRSLLFAAAITLGGSVSAFAAEKDVVDTAIAAGQFETLAAALEAAGLVATLKGTGPFTVFAPTDEAFAKLPAGTVENLLKPENKQKLTAILTYHVVAGKVMAADVAGLDQAKSVNGKMIDIEVEGSTVKVNDAAVTAADIAASNGVIHVIDEVIMPPEG; translated from the coding sequence ATGAAGTTGAGAAGCCTTTTGTTCGCGGCAGCGATCACGCTCGGAGGCAGCGTCAGCGCGTTCGCCGCGGAGAAGGACGTCGTCGACACCGCCATTGCGGCGGGTCAATTCGAGACGCTGGCTGCAGCGCTCGAGGCGGCAGGTCTGGTCGCCACTCTCAAAGGGACTGGTCCGTTCACGGTCTTTGCTCCCACCGATGAAGCTTTCGCCAAGTTGCCGGCCGGTACCGTCGAAAACCTGCTGAAGCCGGAGAACAAGCAAAAGCTTACTGCCATCCTCACCTACCATGTGGTCGCGGGGAAGGTGATGGCCGCGGACGTGGCCGGTCTCGATCAAGCGAAGTCGGTAAATGGCAAAATGATCGACATCGAAGTCGAGGGCTCCACCGTAAAGGTCAACGACGCCGCCGTCACTGCTGCCGACATTGCTGCCTCGAACGGGGTCATCCACGTCATCGACGAGGTGATCATGCCGCCGGAGGGCTGA
- a CDS encoding ATPase domain-containing protein: MTDSSSAKAKTGVEGLDDILSGGLSRRHVFLLEGAPGSGKTTVALQFLLEGASIGERCLYITLSETEEELRDSALSHGKDIGDQVEIFELVPPESLLDADQQQSLLYSSDLELGETTKLIFEAFERVKPHRVVIDSLSEIRLLAQSSLRYRRQILALKHFFSRSDATVLLLDDMTSDAMDKTVHSVVHGVIHLEQLAPDYGSERRRLRVLKYRGQAFRGGYHDFIIKTGGVAVFPRLRASEHRSGFQRTVLASGISEFDDLLGGGIARGSSTLLIGPAGTGKSLFALQFVEAAIRRGERAAIFVFDEELGLLFARTKEMGLDLEALREEGLIHIEQLDAAELSPGEFAQRVRDRVASFDAKTVVIDSINGYQAAMPEENALILHMHELLQYLNRQGANTFITVAQHGLVGDMKSPVDVTYLADTVILLRYFEAEGRVRRAISVIKKRTGQHEHTIREYKIGTKGLALGEPLSGFQGVLRGVPVFVGDRQPLLQTLDEDGTHS, from the coding sequence ATGACAGACAGTTCAAGTGCAAAAGCGAAGACCGGGGTGGAGGGCCTCGACGACATTCTGTCCGGCGGGCTCTCACGCCGCCACGTCTTCCTGCTCGAAGGGGCTCCCGGTTCGGGGAAGACGACGGTCGCATTGCAGTTCCTCCTCGAAGGCGCCAGCATTGGCGAGCGCTGTCTCTACATAACGCTTTCGGAAACAGAAGAGGAACTGCGCGACAGTGCCCTCTCGCATGGGAAGGACATCGGCGATCAGGTCGAGATTTTTGAGCTCGTTCCGCCGGAAAGCCTTCTTGATGCCGACCAGCAGCAAAGCCTCCTGTACTCCTCCGACCTGGAGCTCGGGGAGACTACAAAGCTTATCTTCGAAGCCTTCGAGCGGGTGAAACCCCATCGGGTGGTGATCGACAGCCTCTCGGAAATCCGGCTGCTGGCCCAGAGTTCGCTGCGCTACCGCCGCCAGATCCTTGCGCTGAAGCACTTTTTCTCGCGCTCGGACGCAACAGTTCTGCTTCTCGACGACATGACCTCCGACGCCATGGACAAGACTGTCCATAGCGTGGTGCATGGTGTCATCCACCTTGAGCAGCTTGCTCCGGACTACGGGTCTGAGCGTCGCCGGTTGCGGGTTCTCAAATATCGGGGGCAGGCGTTCCGCGGTGGCTATCATGACTTCATCATCAAGACCGGCGGCGTGGCGGTCTTCCCGCGGCTGCGCGCCTCGGAGCACAGGTCGGGCTTTCAGCGGACCGTACTGGCGAGCGGCATCAGTGAATTCGACGATCTCCTCGGCGGCGGCATCGCACGCGGCTCCAGCACGCTGCTGATCGGCCCTGCCGGCACCGGCAAGAGCCTGTTTGCACTTCAGTTCGTAGAGGCTGCGATCCGGCGCGGCGAGCGGGCGGCGATCTTCGTCTTCGACGAGGAACTGGGGCTGCTGTTTGCCCGCACGAAGGAGATGGGGCTCGACCTGGAGGCCCTGCGCGAGGAGGGCCTGATCCACATCGAACAGCTCGACGCCGCCGAACTGTCACCCGGCGAGTTCGCACAGCGCGTAAGGGACAGGGTAGCCAGCTTCGACGCCAAGACAGTCGTCATCGACAGCATCAACGGCTATCAGGCTGCGATGCCTGAGGAGAATGCACTTATCCTGCACATGCATGAGCTGCTGCAATATTTGAACAGGCAGGGTGCCAACACCTTCATCACCGTCGCGCAGCACGGCCTCGTCGGCGACATGAAGTCGCCGGTGGACGTGACGTACCTTGCAGATACGGTCATCCTGCTGCGCTACTTCGAGGCGGAGGGTCGGGTTCGCCGAGCAATCTCGGTGATCAAGAAGCGCACCGGACAACACGAGCATACGATCCGCGAATACAAGATCGGAACAAAGGGGTTGGCGCTCGGCGAACCACTTTCCGGGTTCCAGGGAGTCCTGCGTGGTGTTCCTGTTTTCGTGGGAGACCGACAGCCCCTTTTGCAAACACTTGACGAGGATGGCACCCATTCCTGA
- a CDS encoding DUF899 domain-containing protein, with translation MTAHAIGTREEWLAARLDLLEAEKNLTRRSDELARWRRELPWVRIDKAYRFETDEGEASLRDLFKGRSQLLVYHFMFGPDYTAGCPSCSAIADGFNGIVAHLENHDVAFSAVSRAPLAKLKAYKQRLGWSFPWASSDDGDFNRDFCVWFTEQQQREGGIEYNFRREPPIPEQPASEPLAGRTVRDWDPSGSEGPVAQIAAMTGTDVATYTRDRPGVSAFALEDGIVYHTYSSYARGLDGLWGMYQWLDRAPLGRNENGIWWRRHDEYAQR, from the coding sequence ATGACGGCACATGCAATCGGAACACGGGAAGAATGGCTGGCAGCGCGGCTCGACCTGCTCGAGGCCGAAAAGAACCTGACGCGGCGAAGCGACGAGCTGGCGCGGTGGCGCCGGGAGTTGCCCTGGGTACGGATCGACAAGGCGTACCGGTTCGAAACCGACGAGGGCGAGGCCTCGCTGCGCGACCTCTTCAAGGGGCGCTCGCAACTCCTCGTCTATCATTTCATGTTCGGCCCCGACTATACGGCCGGCTGCCCGTCCTGCTCTGCGATCGCCGATGGGTTCAACGGGATCGTCGCTCATCTCGAAAACCACGACGTCGCCTTCTCCGCGGTTTCGCGCGCGCCGCTTGCGAAGCTCAAGGCCTATAAGCAGCGGCTGGGATGGAGCTTCCCCTGGGCTTCTTCGGACGATGGCGACTTCAACCGCGATTTCTGCGTCTGGTTCACCGAACAACAACAGCGCGAGGGCGGCATCGAGTATAATTTTCGCCGCGAGCCGCCAATCCCCGAACAACCGGCATCTGAGCCGCTCGCGGGCAGGACAGTCCGGGATTGGGACCCGAGCGGCAGCGAGGGGCCGGTCGCACAGATTGCAGCCATGACGGGAACCGACGTCGCCACCTATACACGCGACAGGCCCGGCGTCAGCGCCTTCGCGCTCGAGGACGGAATCGTCTATCACACCTATTCCAGCTATGCGCGTGGACTGGATGGGCTATGGGGCATGTATCAGTGGCTCGACCGGGCTCCCCTCGGACGCAACGAGAACGGCATCTGGTGGCGCCGCCACGACGAATATGCCCAAAGGTGA
- a CDS encoding DUF1236 domain-containing protein, with product MTIVLVKSSVALGVAVFLTAAPVQAQSTNEIGAAGTTVVAAAGPVEGAAIDPPPPGVTQYVELQPLPQRPLVLQEQISVGKPVPETVFLNTVPADRRYGFAVVNEKRVIADVKSRTVVQVVK from the coding sequence ATGACAATTGTCCTCGTCAAGAGCTCCGTTGCATTGGGTGTTGCGGTTTTCTTGACCGCGGCTCCTGTCCAAGCGCAAAGCACAAACGAAATCGGCGCTGCCGGTACGACGGTGGTCGCTGCCGCAGGACCCGTCGAGGGTGCGGCGATCGACCCACCGCCCCCAGGCGTGACGCAATACGTCGAACTGCAGCCGCTTCCGCAACGGCCGCTTGTGCTGCAGGAGCAGATATCCGTTGGCAAACCGGTACCTGAAACAGTCTTTCTCAATACGGTTCCGGCCGACAGGCGCTATGGCTTTGCGGTGGTCAACGAGAAGCGCGTCATCGCGGATGTGAAGAGCCGCACCGTCGTGCAGGTGGTCAAATAG
- a CDS encoding XRE family transcriptional regulator, with the protein MLSDTLSNELQRYAIGPRIKALRLRKKLGLVQLAGHTGLSPAMLSKIERGQMFPTLPTLLRIAMVFGVGLDHFFNVDKEEPLIAVVRKRQRLKLPSPPGEKTPAFLFESLDYPASDRRMESFYAEFPVDAPPSEPHQHGSAEFIYVLSGRLIVNVDGKEAALDTGDAMYFDSSVPHSYRREGKEMSTAIVVTSS; encoded by the coding sequence GTGCTCTCTGACACACTGTCCAATGAGCTCCAGCGCTACGCAATCGGCCCTCGCATCAAGGCGCTGCGTCTGAGAAAGAAGCTGGGGTTGGTGCAGTTGGCCGGGCACACGGGGCTCTCGCCTGCGATGCTCTCAAAGATCGAGCGCGGGCAGATGTTTCCAACGCTGCCCACGCTGCTTCGGATCGCCATGGTTTTCGGCGTCGGCCTCGATCACTTCTTCAATGTCGACAAGGAGGAGCCGCTCATCGCGGTCGTCCGAAAGCGGCAGCGTCTCAAACTTCCAAGCCCGCCGGGCGAAAAGACCCCCGCCTTTCTATTCGAAAGCCTGGACTATCCCGCTTCCGACCGCCGCATGGAGTCGTTCTACGCCGAGTTTCCGGTCGATGCGCCGCCGTCAGAGCCGCATCAACATGGCAGCGCCGAATTCATCTACGTGCTCAGCGGTCGGCTTATAGTCAATGTGGATGGTAAGGAGGCAGCGCTGGATACGGGGGACGCTATGTATTTTGACTCTAGCGTTCCGCACAGTTACCGCCGTGAAGGCAAGGAAATGTCAACGGCTATCGTTGTGACTTCTTCGTAG